DNA from Cherax quadricarinatus isolate ZL_2023a chromosome 84, ASM3850222v1, whole genome shotgun sequence:
TGACGAGAAGCTGCATGAAAATGATAGAGGAGGAGATGAAATTACCATCCATAGATCAAATAAATGCTATTGACAAGCAGGACTTTATAGGAGAGCTATGCAGTAGAGTTGGCTGCACCATTAGTTTCTTGGAAAGTATGAAGCTAAAGCGTGTTCCTATTAATAATGGCATTGTTTATGAGTTGGATGAATTTGCTAAGAGAATTTCATGGCAACGAATTGATGTTGCTCTGTGGCTTCAACGATTAAGTGGCATTGAAGATGGTGAACCAACAGCTGAAGATTTGAATAAAATTCATCTGGTTCTCAAGCGAAGGAAGGCTCTTGCAGTAACATTTTCTGGAAAAAAAAGGGCTAATGTTAGGCTAAGAGCTTTTGATCTAATGGAGTTTGTTTTGCCATCATTGTTAAAAAAAGATGTTAATGAGGAATCAATTTTTGTTAAGGAAGAAATTGAGATTGAGGACAGCCAGCCATGTAGTGTCAGTCCCCACATTTCACCTCCGTTATTCGAAAAGAGTAGTTCACTAAGAAAACATAAAGTAGCAGAGTTTCAGAAATGTGAGCATGAAAATGCTGCAGCTGATGGGACCTTGAAAAGGGAAAAAAAACTTGATTTAGCTGATTTTTCGTTACCTGTAAAAGAAGACGTTATATGTTTTGAAGAGCCTGTAATACAAAGCAACCAGATTTCAAGATCTGAATGTAAGTTAGTGGAAGAAAATAAATGTGAAATCATACCAGTAAAACTGGAGGGAATTCAAAGTGTGTCTACTGAAACTAATAATCCTGTTGGGACAATTGGTGTGAGTAAAAGTGGAAGACTTCGAAAGCTTAGTGCTAGAGGAATTGAGTCTATTGAGATTAAGAGTCTTTTTATGCCTACTAGCACTCCATCTGTTCAGCCACCAAGTTACAGCCAAATGAATTTACATGAAAAGAGAAAGAATTTGGAAAGTGTAGAAAATAAAAATGTGCATGTTAATTATGGGGAATGCCAAACAAAGCCATCATCTAATATTTCTGCACCATTTCCAAAATCTACAGGTGAACTTACATgcagaaaatataaaaaatttcTATTTATTGATAATTCATTAATTTCTTTTACTTTTACTAATGGCCATTTGGTTCCCAAGTTTAAGGAGGTTGACTACTATCTTGGAGACTATTGTTGTGAGGCTGGAGTGACTGTTGATGATATAAATTCAGATGGTCAGAAGGATGTTGATATAACTATTGGAATGGTGAAAGAACTCCATGATTTCTATGTGTCAAGGGGTGCTACCAAAACATCCTTGGCACTCAGATTATTCCAAATGTCTGGATTAGAAATAAAAGATTATACACATATTTTATCTGCGGTGTTATCAGTAAGCAAAGCAGCCAAGACAAACAGTTTAGATTTCAGTACTTTGCAGAAAGAATTTAAATTTCCTAAAAGATTTTGTGGAATTCAAAGTGAAGGATATGAACTTCCGAAGAAAAGAAAGGCTGCTATAAATGCATTTCTGAAGAACACAAAGAAAAAGAAACATCTGTCACACAAACAAAACTTAAAAAAAGTGAAGAATGTAACCGACAAAAGAAAAAAGGGCAACCGTACTTATGCAAAAAAAATAGTCTCCCAGGCACCATCAGTTGACATTAAAGAAAACACATCTGCTTTTGGTAATGAACTTGTAAAGACGAAGGGAAAGGAAGGCTCCATCACCCGAGGAGACATTGTTTGTCTATATTCTCAGTGGCTTAAAAACAAAATGGCAGTGGGTAGTAATGTGTTTGTTACTGATCTTTTAAAAGCTGTTGAAAAGCTGATGACAGAGAGGAAGGTACAGTCTATTCGCATTCCAGCTGGAACTCTAATGTCGTCTTCTGTCAGACTTCATGATGAATATAAACAAATGCTTGCTGTTAGCAAAGAGGATGCTGTAATGTACTTGGAAGAAGATTGGCTGGAAGACATCCAGTATTTAGTCTCTCTCTTGGGACCTTCTCGACGAAGTACAATAGAAGGAGATaatgctgaaaacagcagagacAAAACAGATGTTAGCAACTCTGCTCAGCCAGAGAATGCAAGTGTGAGTGATTCAGAGTACAGTGAAAAAAGCCTGGTTATAGATGAGTCTGTAATTTCTGATGATTCATTTACACTTGAGAAATCCAAACCAGATAGTAAAAAACACTCTGAAAATGGACAGACTACATGTAAAAAATTTTCTAAAGACAAAAAATTGCCTTCTGGAATTTCTCAGACTTCTCAGGATGTAAAAGATGCAGACAAGTGTACTGTAAGCAGATTAGCAGCATCTGAAAGGACACCGAGAAGTGGTGCAATAAGTCGTCCTCCAAGCTGTTATATGGAGAGTGTTGGTAAAAGGTCAGGTTCAGGCAACTTAGCAGTATCGGAAGGGACACCAGGAAGTGATGCAATAAGTCGTCCTCCAAGCTGTTACATGGAGAGTGTTGGTAAAAGGTCAGTTTCAAGGAAGAGGAGCATTGGGTTATCTCTGGATGAATATGAATCTGATGAGTTCTCAGATTTTATAGAGGAGAGTTCTAGGAAGCAGAGATGTAAACGAAGGGTTGAATTAAGGAGAAACATTTTAAATAATGCTCAGGTGAAGAAACGTAATTTGCTTTGCTCTGGAGAAGATTTTGAAGTTGAAAAGATTCTTGATTTTCAGGAAGTGCACAAGGACGGTGGCAAAGGTTATAGATACTTAGTCAAGTGGTTGGGTTTTAGATCAGAGGATGCTAGTTGGGTAGATGAAGCAGACTTACAGTGCCCTGAAGTGTTAAATAAGTACTGGGAAACTGTTAGGAGAAAGAACCCAGGCAGATTCTCAAGAAATGCAAAATCTTTAAGAGCTTCTCCTCGAGGTACTCTTGCTCAGACCAAGTCCCTTGGAGCATTGGAAGGAGATGGGGGTAAGACTAATCCAGTTCTTGGCATGGAAGGACCAGATAAAGAAAATGAGGGAAATATTATTGAGGCTTTGGTGCACCAAGCTTCACTAGAGAATTGTTCCAATACAAAGCTTCTAGAACAGCCTGAAGGATCTGTCACAACACGTGATGTACTGGATTTGTATGACACTTGGCGGCAAGAAAATCAGAATCTTTTAGTGGCTGGAGGCTCTAACACTGTTAATCTTGAGACACTCATGAGTCGTGTTAAGAACTTGATGATATCCAGAAAGGTAAAAAAATTTCATCCTGAGTCTCTTCTTAATGCCTGTTTTATGATGACATTGATGAGAACATCATTGAAAAGTGAAAAAGCTTTAAATAAATTTCTGGAAAGCAACTGCTCTGAGGTTCTTGAAGCAAGTTATAAGCAGTATCTCATAAAACAGCAGAAAGACAATAACAATGGAGAAGTGCCTGCAAGAAAAGATTacactaataaaaatattagtcttTCAGTTCTTCAGAATGACTTAAAGAGGATGCACCAAGAATATTCGGCAGCCATCGGGTTAAGATCAACAAACCGCAATGTTCTTGGAGTAATGGAGGAAGAATTTAATTGTCTTGAGAATATCTTGAAGGCTTCTCTAGATGGTAAAGCTAATGTAGCAGTTCTTTTGCAGCATAAGTTAGAGACGTTGAAGAGAGACTTGCACAGCTTAGAAAATAGTGAGGGGTCAAACTCGGCTGTATCAAATATAAGAAGAAGCACGCGCAGTAAAACTGTTGAAGACTCCAAATGTTCAATTACTCTTACTGAAACAAATTCTGATAAAATTAGGGACAGCATTTTGAAAGCTGGCAAAGAGCTTATTAAATGCGGAGTACCTCGTCAAAAACTTGACAGTGTGATTGAACTCGTAGTAAACAAGGTTGGAGGACGGAGACTTAGAGCTCAGCCTGCTGGAGCTCGCAGCATTTCTGAAGTAGTTGGACTTATGCACAAATGATTGTGATTATATTTGAGAATAAAGTTATGTTTTAAATTTACCAATTTTTTATATAAAGCAAATACCCAATTTAATTTTGATTAATGAATGagtatttttaatttcttttaaaataataataattttagttAAGAACTATATACATGTATTGTATTCAGTGTACTTTACTTAGAAAACATTTGCTAAAGTTAACACGAGAGAGTacaatgtaatgtatgtatgcaaTAACAGTAGCTTAAGAAAAGTCCAGTTAATATTATTTAAGGAGGCCATTTTTTCTTTAACTTGATATGTTAAAAGATAGGTATGGGATGATGAATCTCTGGTTGGCTTGTACATAAGGATGACTTCAGAAACTTATAATTACGACATTTATAGCTTCATAGAGTTTCAGATTATTCAGGTTGTTTTTGTACACCAGCCTCAGAATTATGTTGCTACATTTTCCCAACTGGGAAAGTCTCTTGAAAAGTGCATAAAGATTGGAACTGTCATCTCAACTTTTACTTGGCAGCCCTCAAACCTTGGTACCCATTTCACGTCTTAAGTGTTAATACGGAAGTACAAACTAGATTTAAGAAAAGAAGAAGAGGCCAAATTAAGTTAATGTAAATATACCTATTAGCAGAGGTTCTTAAGGAAAAGCAGAGGGCTCTATTCAACTTAATGTGAAGAGGATTACAAGCATAGCAGTGGATTTAACAAAGGTGGGTGTAAGCTACATTATATGTTTTAATACTGGAAGTCTTTTAGAAGCATCTATTTAACAAGAAAGATTTCCAAACATTTGGCAATATTTAAAATCTGCTTAGTATCTAGTCTTCTAATGATTATGTAATTTAAAACTTAATAAAAGTCATTTATAATTTGACCCTTTTATAGAATCaataatttatttctttgcaaacgTGATCATAAATATATTTAGCCCTTCTGATAAATTGCATATAAATTGAAGGTATTATTTGgcaattattcatccattttatttatttatctttCATTGTACCTATCAGTATATGTATTTTGTATCTTTCAGACTGGTAAGTCATGAGCAATTCTTGTCAGAATTTGTTTTAATTAGTAAAATAAGTGCATTCTGCCTATCCATTTTTTTCCTGTGTAATGTCTGCTATTGTTGTAGTAGCTCAATATGCAAGAATTTGCTGATGTAAAACTGAattgtatacctttgatgagttctgagagtttttcCACTTCCGGAGCTCAGTGAttggccaggcttgtctgatgcttgtCTACTCAACTAGGCTGTTCCTGTTGGTGGTCTACCAacccacatgtccatcacagtTCATATTGCAGAACTGAATATTTTGTTATTACATAGCCTTACAAGATTTTGTCCCATTTATCTTAATAGAACATACTCCAGaacacagacaaacagacaaatACAATTGGGTAAACATATGATCAGCTTCCATTTGTCCTAATGCTGAATGTATCTCATGATTTTAGTGCTTTAAataaataagaatttttttttttatttttttattctttcAGCTTTTATTCAGTATTTCTTGATAGTCAAAATAAGTCAGTTATATATAGAAGTTGTGTTATTTATTTGTGTTATTACTGTACGTACTGAATGTGCCATAACCTTTTTAATTGGTTTAGGTTAGTTTGAACATGTTCTACTCTCCAAGTACTATAGTAGTTATTGGGGTCAAGTCTTGGCAtatgcctccactacttcatatGTCATTCATCTTTCTAACCATCCTGAGGTTATAGAATTTATTTTTATGTCCATGTACCATGTGTGTAAGTGAGGAAGGCCTGTATAGGTACTGCAGTGTGTGTTTGCAGCATTTGTATGCCATGTTGGCAGGAAACCATGCCATTTTCTTTCGGTAGCCATTGGGTGTGATAAAACTATGAAGTCAAAACTTACGAAAGTGGTATGTCATACAAATGTCATTAGTATATAATATACCAATGTAATTAAGTCATTATCCTATAATACAACCATAGTTAAGCCTAAATAAATGAAACTACAGTGATTAATTTTTTTATGCCTTCCAGGTCTCATTACTTGCTCTTAGTCTGAGATCTGAATGTAACATGGTTATATATGAGGCCAGATATACAGAAATTGACAAAGTGATTAAAGGTCAACATTTTGTGGATTTCATCTCACTTAGGTCTTGAGGAGTATGGTGAAGGCAATGCCTTTGCTCAACTAGTAATGAACAGAGGGAATGTCTAATATAATTTTGGTTTCATAcataaaagttaaaaaaaaaagtcattaaaAAAAACTAAGAAATGAGTGTGAAGAAGAAAGTAGTTCTGAGCAGATAGGAACTAGCCAGTCCATTGTCCATCATAATGATATGTGTTATGTAAAACATGTTTATGTAGGAGTTACAAGATCTGCAGACCACAAAACATTgtcactgctagactaaggctaggctataATTTTCTGTAGTAGTTCAGTTTGTATAGAGATATCAGTCAGATGAAGTGTAAAATGTATGGACAGAGATGGGGGCCATACACTAGAACAGTATATTTTAGAGGCCAAACATCCATCATTTTAGGAACAGGTCCAGACAGGCCATACAGAAAATGGTAAATAACATCATATTTAATGATACAATATCTGAAATCTTGTACTTGTCACGTGCATTAATTTGATGAGATTTTAATCTAGTAAATTACCAATATTTATAGTGATAatgatatttaatttttttaatttttatatagtACTGTATATTGATATGCAGTGTGCAGGGGGGTATGTGTaaaaaaaaggagagaaagaCAATAACACACTTCACGTTAACTCGCTTGCGCCAACTAACACATTCATCACAAACTACAAATCCAAGTGGTTGGACCACCAAACTTTGGACCCTGTCTACCTATGTACCCTTTTTCCTATTTCAGTGTATCCCTTATCTTCTTTTTTCTTCCCAGTTTTTTGGTCATCTTACATGGAGTATGAGATGATcagcataattataataataattataattattaattattattatattattattattattaatagtagtagtaatgtacagTTTTATTTTTCACAAATGCACAGTTTTGCCAAAAATCACAAGAGGTACACAAAGCATCACTGATACACTTGCTAGCATGTCGGACGCTTACCCAGTGACATCATGTACAAATTCTATAATGCTTCATGTATAAAATTGGTGGCATCCTGTGGTAAAGTTTCAaagaatacattttttttttttttttttcaacaagtcggtcgtctcccaccgaggcagggtgacccaaaaaaagaaagaaaatccccaaaaagaaaatactttcatcatcattcaacactttcaccacactcacacattatcactgcttttgcagaggtgctcagaatataacagtttagaagcatatacgtatagagatacacaacatatccctccaaactgccaatatcccaaacccctcctttaaagtgcaggcattgtacttcccatttccaggactcaagtccgactatatgaaaataaccagtttccctgaatcccttcactaaatattaccctgctcacactccaacagatcgtcaggtcccaagtatcattcgtctccattcactcctatctaacacgctcatgcacgcttgctggaagtccaagcccctcacccacaaaacctcctttaccccctctttccaaccctttcgaggacgacccctacccctctttccttcccctatagatttatatgctttccatgtcattctactttgatccattctctctaaatgaccaaaccacctcaacaacccctcttctgccctctgactaatgcttttattaactccacaccttctcctaatttccacactccgaattttctgcataatat
Protein-coding regions in this window:
- the LOC128704407 gene encoding uncharacterized protein, whose product is MDSLIIVEENSVCSVLESDGQVDPLDVTTATSPPTASPPAASPPAAALSKDDVEPVLPEEDTMEDNTTASDTDCVIVDDVPVYVSQLQDGSPFYIRQHPPTLEEMLRSPDDSSSSFDGFSEASGSTFEGFSESSCSSSVTFEGFLDANDDSIVVRDDLIESSVKESFEECLQSERLIRADSSEKHRKSLSRRGKQATKNLKKTLTSLRGRRRVGNSSTDLKKKSFNINTDSSLSITPKCRSSCEVTLPKKRLCQSESQEILVKNVKYQTKSKLDNVEISAWKTKDTVDKNVSDSHTDSVFPRKMTRSCMKMIEEEMKLPSIDQINAIDKQDFIGELCSRVGCTISFLESMKLKRVPINNGIVYELDEFAKRISWQRIDVALWLQRLSGIEDGEPTAEDLNKIHLVLKRRKALAVTFSGKKRANVRLRAFDLMEFVLPSLLKKDVNEESIFVKEEIEIEDSQPCSVSPHISPPLFEKSSSLRKHKVAEFQKCEHENAAADGTLKREKKLDLADFSLPVKEDVICFEEPVIQSNQISRSECKLVEENKCEIIPVKLEGIQSVSTETNNPVGTIGVSKSGRLRKLSARGIESIEIKSLFMPTSTPSVQPPSYSQMNLHEKRKNLESVENKNVHVNYGECQTKPSSNISAPFPKSTGELTCRKYKKFLFIDNSLISFTFTNGHLVPKFKEVDYYLGDYCCEAGVTVDDINSDGQKDVDITIGMVKELHDFYVSRGATKTSLALRLFQMSGLEIKDYTHILSAVLSVSKAAKTNSLDFSTLQKEFKFPKRFCGIQSEGYELPKKRKAAINAFLKNTKKKKHLSHKQNLKKVKNVTDKRKKGNRTYAKKIVSQAPSVDIKENTSAFGNELVKTKGKEGSITRGDIVCLYSQWLKNKMAVGSNVFVTDLLKAVEKLMTERKVQSIRIPAGTLMSSSVRLHDEYKQMLAVSKEDAVMYLEEDWLEDIQYLVSLLGPSRRSTIEGDNAENSRDKTDVSNSAQPENASVSDSEYSEKSLVIDESVISDDSFTLEKSKPDSKKHSENGQTTCKKFSKDKKLPSGISQTSQDVKDADKCTVSRLAASERTPRSGAISRPPSCYMESVGKRSGSGNLAVSEGTPGSDAISRPPSCYMESVGKRSVSRKRSIGLSLDEYESDEFSDFIEESSRKQRCKRRVELRRNILNNAQVKKRNLLCSGEDFEVEKILDFQEVHKDGGKGYRYLVKWLGFRSEDASWVDEADLQCPEVLNKYWETVRRKNPGRFSRNAKSLRASPRGTLAQTKSLGALEGDGGKTNPVLGMEGPDKENEGNIIEALVHQASLENCSNTKLLEQPEGSVTTRDVLDLYDTWRQENQNLLVAGGSNTVNLETLMSRVKNLMISRKVKKFHPESLLNACFMMTLMRTSLKSEKALNKFLESNCSEVLEASYKQYLIKQQKDNNNGEVPARKDYTNKNISLSVLQNDLKRMHQEYSAAIGLRSTNRNVLGVMEEEFNCLENILKASLDGKANVAVLLQHKLETLKRDLHSLENSEGSNSAVSNIRRSTRSKTVEDSKCSITLTETNSDKIRDSILKAGKELIKCGVPRQKLDSVIELVVNKVGGRRLRAQPAGARSISEVVGLMHK